Proteins encoded in a region of the Ignavibacteriales bacterium genome:
- a CDS encoding response regulator: protein MATILIIEDDEAQRLGLQKSLRSAGYTVVAAADGASGIEMAKDLSPDLIICDIDMPGLNGFQTLQALKADDQTRDLPFVFLTGSSDAMAGRLGRKLGAEEFIEKPFSFSKLLAVVTTRLKH from the coding sequence ATGGCGACGATCCTTATCATCGAAGACGACGAAGCACAACGCCTGGGTCTCCAGAAATCGCTCAGAAGTGCCGGCTACACTGTTGTTGCGGCGGCGGATGGCGCATCCGGAATCGAAATGGCGAAGGACCTTTCGCCCGACCTGATTATTTGCGATATCGATATGCCCGGACTCAACGGATTCCAGACACTCCAGGCACTGAAAGCCGATGATCAGACCAGGGACCTTCCGTTCGTTTTCCTGACCGGGAGCTCGGACGCAATGGCAGGGAGGCTTGGGAGAAAGCTCGGGGCCGAAGAGTTCATCGAGAAACCGTTTTCCTTCTCCAAGCTGCTCGCCGTTGTCACGACGAGGCTGAAGCACTGA
- a CDS encoding TonB-dependent receptor: MRKGTLIVIATMLCVAATLTAGQHGKIAGRVTDAENGQPLPGVDVMIEGTTVGTATNVDGYYMILNVPPGQYSLRFSMIGYAKTTIKNVRVEIDITTTIDTKLSATALVTGEIVVTAQRPIVTKDVSASRFNIETKTVEAMPIQTVTEVLVLQAGIKKGDDGIVVRGGGTNQTIFVVDGFIMNDERSNVPYAAVGLSATKELQVQTGGFNAEYGNVRSGVVNVVTKDGDRSRYNGTANVRYKPAAPKHFGLSLYDPNSFFNRPYTDPTVCWTGTKNGAWDLDTQSEYPYFQGWNAVSLATLQDKDPKNDLTPEGAKRLWEWQRRRSGEITKPDYTIDVGFGGPMPVVSEMLGNLRFYLSHFNEREMFIYPLSRDAYTDNHTQVKLTSDITSTMKLTMMGLYGESNSVSPYEWTTAPTGYLMRSQYEVASLLSSSDGMNALYMPDRYSPSSVYRTTFGATLTHMLSPVTFYEVAVQRNQSRYNTFQSATRDTSKVYQPVPGIYVDESPNGYWGYSTGAIDGVMSTGGWMNLGRDKSVNSTTSIRGSITTQFDKYNQVKAGFQWTYDDLDINSGTYSPSMSTWTRSMIYHVFPWRIGVYAQDKLEFQGFIANVGLRLDYSNPNSDAFDLSPYDMLLSQGLGNGIEQNAAKEKAKAEFYISPRLGISHPITENSKLYFNYGHFLSEPSSTFRFRLQRESNGLVTYMGNPNMKLEKTVSYELGFEQNVLDMFLVNLAAYYKDITNQPGWIYYQNINSSVHYYQATNNNYADIRGFEVTLTKIGGSWITGFINYTYDVGSSGYFDLTSYYQDVNQQRAYLQLNPYQSRPHPQPYARANLTLRTPDDFGPSVLGMRPLEGWSVNILAGWTAGSYGTYNPNSIPGVVDNVQWKDNFNSDVRFMKSIRMYDLEFQVYLDIQNVFNIKQLSYAGFVNSYDYQDYLASLCFPWMEGDKSGSDRIGTIRPDDVRYEPLEPNPNNDPAVSARNQVRKDKKSYIDMPNNTSVTFLNPRSYMFGVRVSF; this comes from the coding sequence ATGAGGAAAGGTACATTGATAGTGATAGCGACAATGCTCTGTGTCGCCGCGACGCTTACTGCCGGGCAGCATGGCAAGATCGCCGGTCGTGTGACCGATGCGGAAAACGGGCAACCGCTCCCCGGCGTCGATGTCATGATCGAGGGAACGACGGTCGGGACGGCGACCAATGTCGACGGCTACTACATGATCCTGAATGTCCCCCCGGGGCAGTATTCGCTCCGGTTCAGCATGATTGGTTATGCGAAGACCACGATCAAAAATGTCCGCGTCGAGATTGATATCACGACGACCATCGATACGAAGCTGAGCGCGACGGCTCTCGTCACCGGGGAAATTGTCGTTACAGCGCAGCGGCCGATCGTGACGAAGGACGTCTCAGCGAGCCGGTTCAACATTGAGACCAAGACCGTCGAGGCCATGCCGATTCAGACGGTTACGGAGGTACTGGTGCTGCAAGCGGGGATTAAGAAAGGAGATGACGGAATTGTCGTTCGCGGCGGTGGAACGAATCAGACAATTTTTGTCGTCGACGGCTTCATCATGAACGACGAACGGTCAAACGTTCCCTATGCAGCCGTCGGGCTATCGGCTACAAAAGAGCTGCAGGTTCAGACAGGAGGCTTCAATGCGGAGTACGGTAACGTCCGGTCGGGTGTTGTCAATGTCGTGACCAAGGACGGAGACCGGAGCCGGTACAATGGCACAGCCAACGTCCGGTACAAGCCAGCCGCACCGAAGCATTTCGGGCTCTCACTCTATGATCCGAATTCATTTTTCAACCGCCCGTACACAGATCCGACGGTGTGCTGGACCGGCACGAAAAACGGCGCCTGGGATCTTGACACGCAGAGCGAGTACCCGTACTTCCAGGGGTGGAACGCCGTGTCCCTCGCGACCTTGCAGGACAAGGATCCAAAGAACGACCTTACTCCCGAAGGCGCAAAGCGATTGTGGGAGTGGCAGCGACGCCGCTCAGGCGAGATCACGAAACCGGACTACACCATCGATGTCGGCTTTGGCGGCCCGATGCCTGTGGTGAGTGAAATGCTCGGCAATCTCCGGTTCTACCTGTCGCATTTCAACGAGCGGGAAATGTTCATCTATCCTCTCTCGAGGGATGCGTACACCGACAATCACACGCAAGTGAAACTGACGTCTGATATTACCTCCACAATGAAGCTCACAATGATGGGACTCTACGGTGAATCGAATTCTGTGTCGCCGTATGAGTGGACAACAGCTCCGACCGGGTATCTCATGCGAAGCCAGTATGAAGTGGCGAGTCTTCTCAGCAGCAGCGACGGGATGAACGCATTGTATATGCCTGATCGGTACAGCCCCAGCTCTGTCTACCGCACCACATTCGGCGCAACACTGACGCATATGCTCAGTCCGGTGACCTTTTACGAAGTGGCAGTCCAGCGCAACCAGAGCAGATACAACACATTTCAGTCGGCCACACGCGACACTTCAAAAGTCTACCAGCCGGTTCCGGGCATCTACGTGGATGAGTCGCCCAACGGGTACTGGGGCTATAGCACGGGCGCGATCGACGGCGTCATGAGCACAGGCGGATGGATGAACCTCGGACGGGACAAGAGCGTGAACTCCACGACTTCGATACGGGGGAGCATCACAACACAGTTCGACAAGTACAATCAGGTGAAGGCGGGATTTCAGTGGACGTACGACGATCTCGACATCAACTCCGGCACCTACAGTCCTTCGATGTCGACCTGGACGAGGAGTATGATCTATCATGTGTTCCCGTGGAGAATCGGCGTCTATGCACAGGATAAGCTCGAGTTCCAGGGTTTCATTGCGAATGTCGGACTTCGACTCGACTATTCGAATCCCAACAGCGACGCTTTTGATCTTTCCCCGTACGATATGCTCCTGAGTCAGGGACTGGGCAACGGGATCGAACAGAATGCTGCGAAGGAGAAAGCGAAAGCCGAGTTCTACATAAGCCCGAGGCTTGGAATTTCCCATCCGATCACCGAGAATTCAAAGTTGTACTTCAACTACGGCCACTTCCTCTCCGAGCCGTCCTCAACGTTCCGTTTCCGTCTGCAGAGGGAGTCGAATGGCCTCGTGACGTATATGGGCAATCCGAACATGAAACTCGAGAAGACGGTTTCGTACGAACTTGGGTTTGAGCAGAATGTTCTCGATATGTTCCTCGTGAACCTGGCGGCGTACTATAAGGACATTACCAATCAGCCTGGATGGATCTACTACCAGAACATCAACAGCTCGGTGCACTATTACCAGGCCACAAACAACAACTACGCTGATATCCGAGGATTTGAAGTGACACTCACGAAGATCGGCGGCTCGTGGATTACAGGATTCATCAATTACACGTATGACGTCGGATCGTCGGGGTATTTCGATCTTACATCCTATTACCAGGATGTAAACCAACAGCGGGCCTATTTACAGCTGAATCCGTACCAATCGAGGCCTCACCCGCAGCCGTACGCGAGGGCCAACTTGACGCTGCGCACGCCGGACGATTTCGGTCCCTCAGTTCTCGGCATGCGCCCGCTGGAAGGGTGGAGCGTGAATATCCTCGCAGGCTGGACAGCAGGGAGCTACGGCACGTACAATCCAAACTCCATCCCCGGCGTTGTCGACAACGTGCAATGGAAAGACAACTTCAACAGCGATGTGCGCTTCATGAAGAGCATCCGCATGTATGATCTCGAGTTCCAGGTTTATCTCGACATCCAGAATGTCTTCAATATCAAGCAGCTCAGCTACGCGGGCTTCGTGAACTCGTACGATTACCAGGACTACCTTGCCTCACTGTGCTTCCCGTGGATGGAAGGCGACAAGAGCGGAAGCGACCGGATCGGCACTATTCGGCCCGATGACGTTCGGTACGAACCTCTTGAACCGAATCCGAACAATGATCCGGCAGTGTCGGCCCGCAACCAGGTACGGAAAGACAAGAAATCGTATATCGACATGCCTAACAACACGTCGGTGACATTCCTGAATCCACGAAGCTATATGTTTGGCGTCAGAGTCAGTTTCTGA
- a CDS encoding alpha/beta hydrolase-fold protein produces MKTTRRTSILMAMLLACSLYAQTSHVELRSLSVPGVGSWQFNVYLPDGYDQSSQRYPVVYLFRGAVDEWMDRTEDASRGGRNIQGIADTLVAQNVMGKLILVMPGFTAMSGPASEADYSFVLNTLIPFIDQQYRTLPGRWFRGVDGFSLGGLHMVNLIWRNPERFSSAGSYDGTVSMFNFNQMIAAGEPYFARIRPIQFLLHSAAISPSNLSSNRQFEVFLNSIGIRNAFPDLLFSTTSQHNWWNADEHMIRALPLHWSKFQIPSKSISVRWSSSIPGKAAGTVRLAWSGGQAPDTLKTMVECSSDGGVSWQTLLFTAGRDSVYDWNTRAFRDGTRYLVRTQIFGDTSYGVVQSQRIIVDNPGNSPPDIVFLAPQKGETISGTYRVTWSAEDPEGDPIRASIFGSSDDGRSWQAIASDLPNTGSYSWNSQATANALSYLLKITCSDGTLSSQIVSPPVRVQNDRQSIGTAKHVAGVSDGKVTANVVNPGQLTGHVYRVVFDDSSGSQKAYSVFDVSKNSVALQKIAYVGDGTEGPSFDGLRLSVYDPPSVVNNRDSTRWTKGASTLTSLISVPTVYAGSDTIKGVAYPSDYEIRIANQVVDTSSSYLGSAATPLYFTVWNTTESHRSDVVLGELDGDGRISRFDEVYILEKNQRGQLIITWEIFFSGDDRAILPAAGSVFTLKTIKPIRSGDIYEFTALATSIQGTFADLPQSIELSQNYPNPFNPRTAVSYQLSARDFIEISVFDVLGRQVTTLVRTVQNPGTYTVCWDAAGLPSGIYFYRLKADKTILTKKALLLK; encoded by the coding sequence ATGAAGACAACACGAAGAACCAGTATTCTGATGGCGATGCTGTTGGCCTGTTCGCTGTACGCTCAAACGAGTCACGTCGAACTGCGGTCGCTCTCTGTGCCGGGCGTTGGCAGCTGGCAATTCAATGTCTATCTTCCGGACGGCTACGACCAGTCGAGCCAGCGATACCCGGTGGTCTATTTGTTTCGTGGTGCGGTCGATGAATGGATGGACCGAACAGAAGATGCCAGCCGCGGCGGGAGGAACATTCAGGGCATTGCGGACACCCTGGTCGCACAAAACGTCATGGGAAAGCTGATCCTCGTGATGCCGGGGTTTACGGCGATGTCCGGACCGGCAAGCGAAGCAGACTATTCGTTTGTCCTGAATACGCTGATTCCTTTTATCGATCAGCAGTATCGAACACTGCCGGGGCGATGGTTCAGAGGCGTAGACGGGTTCTCGCTCGGGGGCCTCCATATGGTGAACCTGATCTGGCGAAACCCCGAACGGTTCTCCTCCGCCGGTTCGTATGACGGAACGGTCTCCATGTTCAACTTCAATCAGATGATCGCCGCCGGCGAACCATATTTCGCCCGCATACGTCCGATCCAATTTTTGCTGCACAGCGCTGCGATCTCGCCAAGCAACCTCAGCTCCAACCGCCAATTCGAAGTTTTCTTGAACTCCATCGGGATCCGAAACGCCTTCCCGGATCTGCTGTTCTCAACAACGTCCCAGCACAATTGGTGGAATGCAGACGAACACATGATCCGTGCGCTGCCGCTTCACTGGTCGAAGTTCCAGATTCCGTCGAAGAGCATTTCCGTTCGTTGGAGCTCTTCCATACCTGGCAAGGCTGCAGGAACCGTCCGCTTGGCTTGGTCCGGCGGACAGGCGCCGGATACTCTGAAGACGATGGTGGAATGCAGCAGCGATGGCGGAGTTTCCTGGCAGACGCTGCTCTTTACAGCCGGCAGGGACTCGGTGTACGACTGGAATACCCGGGCGTTCCGAGACGGGACGCGATATCTTGTCCGCACGCAGATCTTCGGCGACACCTCGTACGGGGTCGTTCAATCACAGCGTATCATCGTCGATAACCCGGGCAACAGCCCGCCGGATATTGTATTTCTCGCTCCACAGAAAGGCGAGACAATCTCCGGTACATACCGTGTTACATGGAGTGCCGAAGATCCGGAGGGAGATCCAATCCGGGCTTCGATCTTCGGGAGCAGTGACGATGGCAGATCGTGGCAGGCAATCGCCTCCGACCTGCCCAACACGGGATCATACTCCTGGAACTCGCAGGCGACGGCCAATGCGCTCTCATATCTGTTGAAGATTACCTGTTCAGACGGAACTCTCTCGTCTCAGATTGTCTCGCCTCCGGTTCGGGTTCAGAACGACCGGCAATCGATCGGCACGGCGAAGCACGTCGCCGGAGTGAGCGACGGGAAAGTCACTGCAAACGTGGTGAACCCGGGCCAATTGACAGGCCATGTGTATCGCGTAGTATTTGACGACTCATCCGGATCGCAGAAGGCGTACAGCGTCTTCGATGTTTCGAAAAACTCTGTTGCCCTTCAGAAAATCGCCTACGTCGGCGACGGAACCGAGGGGCCTTCGTTTGACGGACTGAGGCTCTCTGTTTACGATCCACCGAGTGTGGTGAACAACAGGGATTCGACGCGATGGACGAAGGGGGCGAGCACGCTCACATCTCTTATCTCAGTTCCAACGGTGTACGCAGGATCCGATACGATCAAGGGGGTCGCCTACCCGTCGGATTACGAGATCAGGATCGCGAACCAGGTTGTGGATACATCAAGCTCGTACCTCGGGTCGGCCGCGACGCCGTTGTACTTCACCGTATGGAACACTACCGAAAGCCATCGGTCTGATGTGGTGCTCGGCGAGTTGGATGGCGACGGGAGGATCAGCCGTTTCGATGAGGTGTACATCCTGGAGAAGAACCAACGCGGCCAGTTGATAATCACCTGGGAGATATTCTTTTCGGGAGATGATAGGGCGATTCTCCCGGCGGCGGGCAGTGTGTTCACGCTGAAGACGATCAAGCCGATTCGGTCAGGTGACATCTACGAATTTACGGCACTTGCGACAAGCATTCAGGGTACCTTTGCCGACCTGCCGCAGAGCATTGAACTTTCACAGAACTACCCGAACCCATTCAATCCGCGAACAGCCGTCAGCTATCAGCTGTCAGCCAGGGACTTCATTGAGATTTCGGTCTTCGATGTTCTTGGCAGGCAAGTGACGACCCTGGTAAGGACAGTGCAAAATCCCGGCACCTACACGGTATGCTGGGATGCGGCGGGATTGCCCAGCGGTATCTACTTCTACCGATTGAAAGCGGATAAAACAATTCTCACAAAGAAGGCGCTTCTGCTCAAATAA
- the uppP gene encoding undecaprenyl-diphosphatase UppP, giving the protein MLILKAILLGVVQGLTEFIPISSSAHLVIIPWMFRWDDPALESLTFDVALHLGTLAALLAFFAKDWARIIRAGVSSIAERRIGEDIDRRLAWFLVIATIPGGFVGLLLEKKIEHWFHPAEGPIQSTAMIAMAVLIALLGAFLFIAEKLAAHRRRMNQVTFRDSIIIGLAQAMAIFPGVSRSGSTITAGMALGLERETAARFSFLLSAPIIAGAGMKSLYKIYQGMQDGSISGSDFNLFIIGFAAAALSGYVCIKYLLRFLQNHPTNVFVYYRWVLALVVLIVALMT; this is encoded by the coding sequence ATGCTCATCCTGAAAGCGATCCTTCTCGGCGTGGTTCAAGGCCTCACAGAATTCATCCCGATCTCAAGTTCCGCGCATCTTGTCATCATCCCGTGGATGTTCCGGTGGGATGACCCTGCACTCGAAAGCCTGACGTTCGATGTGGCCCTTCACCTTGGAACATTGGCGGCCTTGCTCGCATTCTTCGCAAAGGATTGGGCGCGGATCATCCGGGCAGGGGTTTCGAGCATTGCAGAGAGAAGAATCGGTGAGGACATCGATCGGCGGCTTGCCTGGTTCCTCGTCATTGCGACAATACCAGGCGGATTTGTCGGACTGCTGCTCGAAAAGAAGATTGAGCACTGGTTCCACCCAGCCGAGGGTCCCATCCAGAGCACCGCGATGATTGCCATGGCCGTGCTCATCGCATTGCTCGGTGCTTTTCTGTTTATTGCCGAGAAGCTGGCCGCCCACCGGCGGAGAATGAATCAGGTGACATTCAGGGACTCGATCATCATCGGGTTGGCTCAGGCGATGGCGATATTTCCGGGCGTGTCGCGTTCCGGAAGTACCATCACGGCGGGAATGGCCCTGGGGTTGGAGCGCGAGACCGCAGCCCGGTTCTCATTTCTGCTGTCTGCCCCGATCATTGCGGGTGCGGGAATGAAGAGCCTCTACAAAATCTACCAGGGGATGCAGGACGGTTCGATTTCGGGTTCAGACTTTAATCTCTTCATCATCGGCTTTGCCGCGGCGGCTCTCAGCGGGTACGTCTGCATCAAATATCTTCTCCGCTTTCTCCAGAATCATCCGACGAACGTGTTTGTGTACTACAGGTGGGTGTTGGCGCTCGTGGTACTCATTGTTGCGTTGATGACGTGA
- a CDS encoding ATP-binding protein, whose product MRTRSWFVTILILLALCSYLLYYFYDVERGRAIEGVVSHQRIYARQAANSLNELVDKWNSVLSYLSHDRNIILMNEEGKDELTKLRGVLRVEMKSITRVDSSGTITYTAPYYPNSVGANISKQKHIAKILADHKPVVSDVFDAVQGFQAIAIHYPVFKGGVFDGTIALVVDFGEVGRRILGDIEMSGSGYAWMLSSEGIELYCPVTGHIGKSIRETAKGFPDLLRVADSMLAGKEGMATYVYDASVGKVRAGKRIAYYLPVHINDTIWPLAVVYSEEEITTSLAEFSKKLAIIVGCIFVGGVFISYFGIKAWVVVKESEARRKAEEQLKESEERYRNLYANAAIGICRLTPQGKILFANPHLVRMLGFETFENLAASDTEEGGSSLGQDRQSLLNLLHGTQEVRGLESKWHKKDGAEIFVRQNVWLVYNDDGSVAYYDITAEDITEQKRLQEQLLQSQKMEAIGQLAGGVAHDFNNMIGVILGYAAMIGKGLKPSDPAHRSIQSIIAAADRSANLAKQLLAFARKQVITPVALNLNDELVSIERMVGRLIGEDVTIKLILAEDLWTIKMDPGQIDQVVTNLCTNARDAIQNTGTITIETSNLSIVSDSRNDHSAVTPGEYVVLTCSDTGEGIDPALLEHIFEPFFSTKPKGKGTGLGLATVFGIIKQNNGTIDVRSEKGKGTVFKVLLPRFIGEVEIQKEAVSELSIDGSETVLVVEDEEDLLAIIVSALQSHGYATFCTSSPRRALEICADQKGKIDLLVTDVIMPEMNGKQLQKRIKEVVPAIQTLFISGYTADIVAERGILEKETNFLQKPFTPDTLVRKVRSILTQS is encoded by the coding sequence ATGCGAACACGATCCTGGTTTGTCACAATTCTGATACTTCTGGCACTCTGCAGCTACCTGCTCTACTACTTCTATGATGTGGAACGGGGCCGTGCCATTGAGGGGGTCGTCAGCCACCAGAGAATTTATGCGCGGCAAGCAGCAAACAGCCTGAACGAGTTGGTCGACAAATGGAATAGTGTGCTCTCGTACCTTTCCCACGACAGGAACATCATTCTCATGAACGAAGAGGGAAAGGATGAACTCACGAAGTTGAGGGGAGTGCTGCGGGTCGAGATGAAGAGTATCACGCGTGTCGACAGCAGCGGGACCATCACCTATACCGCCCCGTACTACCCCAACTCAGTGGGCGCCAACATCTCCAAGCAGAAACACATTGCAAAAATTCTCGCCGATCACAAGCCTGTCGTGAGCGATGTGTTTGACGCTGTTCAGGGTTTTCAGGCAATAGCGATTCACTACCCCGTCTTCAAAGGCGGTGTGTTCGACGGTACGATAGCACTCGTGGTGGACTTTGGAGAGGTTGGGAGACGCATTCTTGGAGATATCGAGATGAGTGGCTCGGGATATGCGTGGATGTTGAGCAGTGAAGGGATCGAGCTGTATTGTCCGGTGACCGGGCATATCGGAAAGTCGATCCGCGAGACGGCGAAGGGATTTCCAGACCTGTTGCGTGTGGCCGACAGTATGCTCGCCGGCAAGGAGGGGATGGCGACCTATGTGTATGACGCGTCTGTCGGCAAAGTGCGGGCTGGAAAAAGGATAGCCTATTATCTCCCGGTTCATATCAATGATACCATCTGGCCGCTGGCCGTCGTATACTCCGAGGAGGAAATCACCACATCTCTGGCCGAGTTCAGCAAGAAGTTGGCGATCATCGTCGGTTGTATTTTTGTTGGCGGAGTATTCATTTCATATTTCGGTATCAAGGCCTGGGTAGTTGTAAAGGAATCGGAAGCCCGACGGAAAGCCGAGGAGCAACTCAAGGAGAGCGAAGAGCGGTACCGCAATCTGTACGCAAACGCTGCGATCGGCATTTGCCGTTTGACACCGCAGGGGAAGATCCTCTTCGCAAATCCGCATCTTGTCCGTATGCTCGGCTTTGAGACGTTTGAAAACCTCGCCGCATCCGATACCGAGGAGGGGGGATCCTCGTTGGGTCAGGATCGTCAGTCATTGTTGAATCTGCTTCACGGCACACAAGAGGTGCGGGGCCTTGAATCGAAGTGGCATAAAAAGGATGGTGCGGAAATATTCGTCCGTCAAAACGTCTGGTTGGTGTACAACGACGACGGGTCAGTTGCATACTATGATATCACCGCTGAGGATATCACGGAGCAGAAGAGGCTCCAGGAACAATTGCTTCAATCGCAGAAAATGGAAGCAATTGGGCAACTGGCTGGCGGAGTGGCGCATGATTTCAACAACATGATCGGCGTTATTCTCGGCTATGCCGCGATGATCGGAAAAGGCCTCAAGCCATCCGACCCGGCGCACCGAAGCATACAGTCAATCATCGCAGCGGCCGACCGCTCTGCAAACCTGGCAAAGCAACTGCTTGCATTTGCCCGGAAGCAGGTCATCACACCTGTTGCCCTCAACCTGAACGATGAACTCGTATCGATCGAGAGAATGGTGGGGCGGCTGATCGGCGAAGACGTCACGATCAAGCTCATTCTCGCCGAGGACCTGTGGACTATCAAAATGGACCCGGGTCAGATAGATCAGGTTGTTACGAATCTCTGCACGAACGCCCGCGATGCCATACAAAATACCGGTACCATCACGATAGAAACGTCCAACCTCTCCATCGTGAGCGACTCGAGGAACGATCACAGCGCCGTGACGCCGGGAGAGTATGTTGTCTTGACATGTTCCGACACCGGGGAGGGTATTGATCCGGCTTTACTGGAGCACATCTTCGAACCGTTCTTTAGTACGAAGCCCAAAGGCAAAGGCACCGGGTTGGGTTTGGCGACGGTCTTCGGCATCATCAAACAGAACAACGGCACTATCGATGTTCGGAGCGAAAAGGGGAAGGGGACCGTATTCAAAGTACTTTTGCCTCGCTTCATCGGTGAAGTGGAAATACAGAAAGAAGCTGTGAGTGAATTGTCGATTGATGGAAGCGAAACCGTCCTCGTCGTCGAAGATGAAGAAGACCTTCTCGCTATCATCGTTTCGGCATTGCAGTCGCATGGCTATGCGACATTCTGCACCTCGTCGCCCCGACGGGCACTCGAGATCTGTGCCGATCAGAAAGGGAAGATTGATTTGCTGGTGACCGACGTGATCATGCCGGAAATGAACGGGAAACAGCTGCAGAAGCGAATTAAAGAAGTGGTCCCTGCGATTCAAACCCTCTTTATCTCAGGATACACTGCAGATATCGTTGCCGAAAGAGGAATTCTGGAAAAAGAGACGAATTTTCTCCAGAAACCCTTCACTCCCGACACGCTTGTCAGGAAGGTTCGGTCGATTCTGACTCAATCGTGA